The nucleotide window TCGCATAATGCATTATATCTTGTTTAAGATCTCCTCTTAATGTCGATGCAACAATTACCATCTTCACTTTACTTAATTTTATATATTTTATCGCTCTCTTAGCACCAAAAATAACTTTACCAGTTTTCAAAAGTGATTTTAACTCTCCTTCAAATGAAACTTGTTGTTCTGACACTTTTATCACCTTAATATC belongs to Saccharolobus solfataricus and includes:
- a CDS encoding 50S ribosomal protein L30e; amino-acid sequence: MSEQQVSFEGELKSLLKTGKVIFGAKRAIKYIKLSKVKMVIVASTLRGDLKQDIMHYAKLSNIPVYEYKGSGWDLGTLCGKPFMISTISIIDEGDSKILDIIKER